A single Watersipora subatra chromosome 7, tzWatSuba1.1, whole genome shotgun sequence DNA region contains:
- the LOC137400754 gene encoding uncharacterized protein yields MLKLHQGDIQLIFPDLVLAHAAASDLKRRIVSRTDKQTEQNAASNDAGINHTFSSLNALKEEITTHFNNLLQSACEKLTEICKVDKQIWKVLDEEEVECAKRIQIIEKVRDEQIEMIREASEKLKEQIHEYQRELIDQVESYNTELMAKKERLEESCTEVRKWLRESHVIEKVEQRQQMTDELVNNTDLMIDCPLTRTPAFIQTSKPPFQLPKLAPTPTSLTFLSEHSTSNGCYSAAYNGSNELYLGCFDGIRVLNKDSTRNILSTILRVTSVQVCNNSTYVLGRNGDERTVYQCLSDMSQREKLFSFNYLGNTASFIAVSKYYIVASEPVKDKLVLYNFSTRNTTLLTSAVSPTNMHFLPDGQLLVVSKDTLIRCKIEIDKLIIIWTCEGLEAAHAVTSDVDGFIYVSSYKSKVIYIISPQGEILKEISNNNLPGNSGQISIRGRDELAVPTWEGNSVRLFKIDH; encoded by the exons ATGCTGAAG CTTCATCAGGGAGACATCCAACTCATATTCCCTGATTTAGTGCTTGCTCATGCTGCTGCATCTGATCTCAAGAGACGTATTGTCAGCCgcacagacaaacaaacagagCAAAATGCTGCATCAAATG ATGCTGGGATTAATCACACATTCAGTTCATTGAATGCTTTGAAGGAGGAGATAACTACTCATTTTAACAACCTACTTCAGTCTGCTTGTGAAAAGTTAACAGAGATTTGTAAGGTTGATAAACAGATATGGAAAGTTCTAGATGAGGAGGAGGTGGAGTGTGCTAAGAGAATACAGATAATAGAAAAAGTCCGAGATGAGCAG ATTGAAATGATCAGAGAGGCAAGTGAGAAACTAAAAGAGCAGATCCATGAGTACCAGAGAGAGCTGATAGATCAAGTAGAGTCATATAACACAGAGTTGATGGCTAAGAAGGAGAGACTAGAGGAGTCATGTACAGAAGTACGGAAGTGGTTGAGAGAGAGTCATGTGATTGAGAAGGTGGAGCAGAGGCAGCAGATGACAGATGAGCTGGTGAATAACACAGATCTAATGATTGACTGCCCACTTACAAGGACTCCAGCCTTTATACAGACTA GTAAACCACCTTTCCAGCTACCTAAGTTAGCTCCAACCCCCACATCGCTAACTTTCCTGTCTGAACACAGCACTAGTAATGGGTGTTACTCAGCTGCTTATAATGGAAGTAATGAACTTTATTTAGGATGCTTTGATGGGATTAGAGTTCTGAATAAAGATTCTACCAGGAATATTTTGTCGACCATTTTGAGAGTTACATCTGTTCAGGTCTGTAACAACAGCACTTATGTTTTGGGTCGCAATGGAGATGAGAGAACAGTTTACCAGTGTTTGTCTGATATGAGCCAGAGAGAAAAGCTGTTTTCTTTCAACTATTTAGGTAATACTGCTTCATTCATTGCTGTTAGTAAATACTATATTGTTGCCTCTGAACCAGTTAAAGATAAGTTAGTACTCTACAACTTCTCCACCAGGAATACAACACTTCtgacttctgcagtgtcaccaACTAATATGCACTTTCTACCAGATGGACAGCTACTAGTAGTGAGTAAAGATACACTTATTAGATGTAAAATAGAGATTGACAAGCTGATTATCATCTGGACTTGTGAAGGACTGGAGGCAGCCCATGCAGTCACCTCAGATGTAGATGGGTTTATTTATGTCTCTTCTTATAAAAGTAAAGTCATCTACATCATCTCTCCTCAAG GTGAGATACTGAAGGagattagtaataataatctaccaGGTAATTCAGGACAAATAAGTATTAGAGGAAGAGATGAGCTGGCAGTACCTACATGGGAAGGCAACTCCGTACGCCTGTTTAAGATTGACCATTGA
- the LOC137399743 gene encoding uncharacterized protein: MKSNMATSFTQTMRTAYSTSMKDFLKQGEDIWRGKNVIHDSQGYLCMYGEEKEYGEEKEYGCMYGPKRQQTQKEKYKEQRRSQNPTKRLYPQDNTSDSNTELKIRRKRSACSGRVGVRAEAMRASIDVGSIYETPQTTAL, encoded by the exons atgaaatcgaatatggcaacaagttttacacaaaccatgaggacggcatattcaacaagcatgaaagactttttgaag caaggtgaagatatttggagaggtaagaacgtcattcatgacagtcaaggctatttatgtatgtatggcgaagaaaaagagtatggcgaagaaaaagagtatggctgcatgtacggccctaaaagacagcaaacccagaaggaaaagtacaaagaacagcggagg tcacagaatccaacaaagagactgtatcctcaagacaatacatctgatagtaacacggag ctcaagataaggaggaaacgcagtgcttgctcaggacgggtaggagtaagagcagaggctatgcgagcttccatagatgtggggagcatctacgaaacgccacaaacgacagcattatag
- the LOC137399744 gene encoding uncharacterized protein produces the protein MVGKLEEILFCLQAGYHWKKEPTAPLTVDYDPDDPAAATRQVQRAKKRLQYSCLHEDAEPMTGTRLKGLTGGHRFWTKIVECSRMRHYGYENSEVSEHYGGSSTDR, from the exons ATGGTTGGGAAACTTGAAGAGATATTGTTCTGTCTACAAGCTGGCTACCACTGGAAAAAAGAACCAACTG CACCTCTGACGGTGGACTATGATCCAGACGATCCCGCTGCAGCAACACGACAGGTGCAGCGTGCTAAGAAAAGGCTGCAGTATTCATGCTTACACGAGGATGCTGAGCCGATGACTGGTACAAGACTAAAGGGACTGACTGGTGGCCATCGATTCTGGACTAAGATTGTGGAATGTTCAAGAATGAGACACTATGGATACGAAAATAGTGAGGT ATCAGAACATTATGGTGGAAGTTCCACAGATAGATGA